TCGCGGTTTATGCCCTCGCCGTTCTCGCACAGGGGATGGCTCTCGCAGCGGGTGGGCAAGTTTGGCAGAGCCTGGCTGCGGTCCCGCTGATTGTGTTGACGCATATCCTCTACGGCCTGGGCTTCTGGCGCGGACTGTTCACTCCGCTGAAGCCCCCGGAACAGCGCCCTTCGATCGAGGTGGCACTGGAGACGGTGACCCTGTGACCGGGTATTCTGGGAATGAACAATCCAGTATGGACGAATGCCATCAAGAGCTGCTCAGACCCGCGGCGGGCGAAGCACTTTTTTGACCTGCTCGCGGGCGCCAGCCCTGGATCAGCGCTCCAGGCCGCCTCGGCTGAGCAGGCGCGCGTGCTGGCAGCACTCTTCAGCGGCTCTCAGGCTCTGAGCAACCTGCTAGTGGCCAAGCCGGATTGGCTGGGCGTGCTGGAGCCGGAAACGTTGCAGTTCCCCCGGCGCAAGCAGGGTCTTGGGAATGAGGTCGGCCGGTGGTTGAAACCTCTGTTGGCGACCTCGAGTTTCGAGGCAGCGCTGACGCGCTTGCGCGAGTTCAAACAGAGGGAGATGCTACGCATCGCCGCACGCGACCTGGCAAGGCTCAGCAAGTTATCCGAGATTATGCAGGAACTTTCCGACGTGGCGGACGTCTGCCTGGAAGTGGTCTGGCAAGTTTGCCACCGGCAGCTTGCCGGGCGTTACGGCGTGCCCTGTCACCGGGATGCGAACGGACGCTGGCAGCCGACCGCGGGCTGCGTTCTGGGCATGGGCAAGCTCGGTGGGCAAGAGCTCAACTACAGCTCGGATGTGGACGTGCTGTTCGCTTACAGCGAGGAGGGAAGTGTCTTCAGGCAGCCTCCCACCGGCAGCGAATCGCTCCGCTCAGTCCTGACCAACCATCTTTTCTTCAACCGCCTGGCCGAGGCGTTCATCGCCGAAGTAAGCCGCAGGACACCGGAGGGATGGCTCTATCGGATTGATCTGCGGTTGCGCCCCGAGGGAGACGCGGGGCCGTTGACCCGCTCGCTCGCCGGCTTCGAGAACTACTACGCGCAGTGGGGGCAGACCTGGGAACGGATGATGCTGATCAAGGCGCGCGGCGTGGCGGGCGATGGGACGCTGGCGGCGGAGTTCCTGGAGATGGTGCAACCGTTCCGTTATCCACGATCCATCAACGAAGACGCGTTGCGGGAAGTGGTGGCCATGAAAGGCCGTATCGAGCGTGACGTGCTCAAGGCGGATGAGCTGGATCGCAATGTGAAGCTCGGGCGGGGAGGCATTCGCGAGGTCGAGTTTGTGGCACAGGCGCTGCAGACCCTGCATGCAGGTCGGCAACCTTTTCTGCAGGGCGCCCAGACCCTCCCATGTCTGGGCAAGCTGGCTCAATACGGACTCCTCTCAGAAGACGAATCCCGGCGGCTCGCCTCGGCATATGGCTTCTTGCGCGAGGTGGAACACCGCCTGCAGATGGAGGAGAACCTGCAAACGCACACCATACCCACCGACCACCGGACCCAGAAACGCCTGGCAGGCTTGATGGGCATTGCGACAAGAAAGGACTTCGAAGCCGCGCGCCAAACCCACACGGAGAATGTCCGACGGATATTCGACCGGCTGCTGAAAGAGACTGCCGGCGAAAGTGAATCGCCCTCCCTGTTCCCGGGCCAATTTGAGGGCGCCGAGGAAGAATGGAAGAAGCTCCTGACCGACCATACCTTCAAGGACCCGGACAAGGCGTTCCGCGTACTGCGGGAGTTTGTCGAGGGCCCAGGGTATGTTCACGTATCACCGCGAACGAGCGACCTGGCGCATCAGTTGCTGCCGCGACTCTTCGCGCTGTGTCCGCAGCCCGCGGGCCGGAACGTTTCGCGAAGGCGTCCGCGCGGACGTTTCGGAGAAACGTCCTTACCGGCAGCAACGGTGCCGCTTTCTGATCCGGACCGCGTGGTGACGAGGCTCGACAGCTTCATCAGCGCCTACGGGGCGCGGGGGACGCTCTTCGAGCTGTGGCACAGCAACCCTTCGATCTTCGAGCTGCTGGTGCTGCTGTTCGACCGCTCGGAATTCCTGGCAGAGCTGGCCATTCGCACGCCGGACCTGGTAGATGAACTGGTGATGAGCGGCCGGCTGCGCCGGGGAAAGTCAGCGGATGAGACACTGCGGGACCTGCGACACGGGTTGGGCGACCACGACCAACACTTGTGGCTGCGCCGGTATCACCAGGCCGAGCTTATGCGCATCGGCCTGCGAGATATCCTGGGCCTGGCGGACCCCGAGCAGTATTTAACCGAGCTTTCAGGGCTGGCGGAAGCTTGCCTGCAATACGCGCTGGAGGTCGTGATGCGCAAGCACAACGTCAAGCTGCCTCCGTTTGTGATCGTCGGTCTCGGCAAACTTGGCGGCGTAGAGATTGACTACGGCTCGGACCTGGACGTTGTGTTTATAGCCGATTCGACGGCGAGGGACTTGGGCAAACTGACCCGGTTGGCGTTGGAAGCACTGGACTTGCTCTCAGCGCGGACCGAGCAGGGTGTGGTATTTCGAACCGACGCCCGCTTGCGGCCAGACGGCGAGAAAGGCCTCCTGGTCAACACGCTGAGTGCCTATGAGCAGTATTACCGGCAGCGCGCTCAGCTCTGGGAGATCCAATCCCTCACACGCATGCGTGCAGTGGCAGGTGATCCGGAACTGGGCGCTCGTTTCCAGACCCTGGCAGCTTCACTTGTTAATTTCCGGCAGCCGTCGTTGCCGCTGGCAGCCTATGCGCCGGACTGGAAGCACCGGATTCACCAGATGCGCATGCGCATTGAGAAAGAACGCACTCCGCCGGGCAAAGACGATCTGGCCATCAAGACCGGCAAGGGGGGGCTGATGGACGCAGAGTTCATTGCGCAGACACTATGCCTCGAAAACGGCTGGCAGGAGGCGAATACCGTGCACGCCCTGGAGCGGGGACGTGCCGCCAGTGTCATGCCGGATGCGGACAAGCTAATCCAAAATTACCGCCAAGTTCGACGTGTCGAGGGCATCCTGCGGCGGTGGAGTTACGAGGGAGAGACTGTTCTGCCTGACGATCCCGCGCCATATTATCGCGTCTCGGTCCGCTGCGGCTTTACTACGCCGGACGCTTTCCACGAAGCGCTGGCCGGGTGGCGAAGGGCCATGCGCGAGGTGTATTTGAAAGTGTTTCAACAGGTCTGATCGCGGAGGCGGCAGCCGTCTGACTCGTTGGAAACTGCGCGCTCGCTGGGAAACAGCGCCAGAGGACTGGCGCACTCAAGAACTTGTCGACGGAGCGCGAATTCTACAT
The nucleotide sequence above comes from Candidatus Paceibacterota bacterium. Encoded proteins:
- the glnE gene encoding bifunctional [glutamate--ammonia ligase]-adenylyl-L-tyrosine phosphorylase/[glutamate--ammonia-ligase] adenylyltransferase; translated protein: MNNPVWTNAIKSCSDPRRAKHFFDLLAGASPGSALQAASAEQARVLAALFSGSQALSNLLVAKPDWLGVLEPETLQFPRRKQGLGNEVGRWLKPLLATSSFEAALTRLREFKQREMLRIAARDLARLSKLSEIMQELSDVADVCLEVVWQVCHRQLAGRYGVPCHRDANGRWQPTAGCVLGMGKLGGQELNYSSDVDVLFAYSEEGSVFRQPPTGSESLRSVLTNHLFFNRLAEAFIAEVSRRTPEGWLYRIDLRLRPEGDAGPLTRSLAGFENYYAQWGQTWERMMLIKARGVAGDGTLAAEFLEMVQPFRYPRSINEDALREVVAMKGRIERDVLKADELDRNVKLGRGGIREVEFVAQALQTLHAGRQPFLQGAQTLPCLGKLAQYGLLSEDESRRLASAYGFLREVEHRLQMEENLQTHTIPTDHRTQKRLAGLMGIATRKDFEAARQTHTENVRRIFDRLLKETAGESESPSLFPGQFEGAEEEWKKLLTDHTFKDPDKAFRVLREFVEGPGYVHVSPRTSDLAHQLLPRLFALCPQPAGRNVSRRRPRGRFGETSLPAATVPLSDPDRVVTRLDSFISAYGARGTLFELWHSNPSIFELLVLLFDRSEFLAELAIRTPDLVDELVMSGRLRRGKSADETLRDLRHGLGDHDQHLWLRRYHQAELMRIGLRDILGLADPEQYLTELSGLAEACLQYALEVVMRKHNVKLPPFVIVGLGKLGGVEIDYGSDLDVVFIADSTARDLGKLTRLALEALDLLSARTEQGVVFRTDARLRPDGEKGLLVNTLSAYEQYYRQRAQLWEIQSLTRMRAVAGDPELGARFQTLAASLVNFRQPSLPLAAYAPDWKHRIHQMRMRIEKERTPPGKDDLAIKTGKGGLMDAEFIAQTLCLENGWQEANTVHALERGRAASVMPDADKLIQNYRQVRRVEGILRRWSYEGETVLPDDPAPYYRVSVRCGFTTPDAFHEALAGWRRAMREVYLKVFQQV